One Paracidovorax avenae ATCC 19860 genomic region harbors:
- a CDS encoding YkgJ family cysteine cluster protein, which yields MSLHPCLTCGACCASFRVDFSVYESQEEGGCVPAGLVVEVNAGLRRMRGTDHAAPRCAALSGQVGTRAACGIYEWRPSPCREFEAGSGACAQARRRHGMVPLPEGFVL from the coding sequence ATGAGTCTCCACCCCTGCCTGACGTGCGGTGCATGCTGCGCGAGTTTCCGCGTCGATTTCTCGGTGTACGAGTCGCAGGAGGAAGGCGGCTGCGTTCCTGCCGGACTCGTGGTCGAAGTGAATGCCGGCCTGCGCCGCATGCGCGGCACCGACCACGCTGCACCGCGCTGCGCCGCTTTGTCCGGACAGGTGGGCACGCGAGCCGCGTGCGGCATCTATGAATGGCGCCCCTCGCCCTGCCGAGAGTTCGAGGCGGGCAGTGGCGCCTGCGCGCAGGCCCGGCGGCGCCATGGCATGGTGCCGCTTCCGGAAGGCTTCGTCCTTTAG
- the feoB gene encoding ferrous iron transporter B, whose translation MTAQAPTAGAQPLRIALLGNPNCGKTALFNLLTGARQKVANYAGVTVERKEGHLQTAGGRRVRVLDLPGAYSLNAHSLDEAVTRDIVTGRRAGEALPDLLVCVTDATHLRLNLRLVLEARALGLPMVLALNMSDMAERQGISIDREALSRELGMPVISTVGVRSDGARELLGWLDTATPPLPTALAAAVEGPASASERAMQLHQEVRRIMSAAVREPAAASLRADDRIDAVVLHPFWGLVLLAVTLFLMFQAVFSWAEAPKGLIEDGVAALSGWINAHMAEGPLRSLLTDGILAGTGGVLVFLPQILILFLFILALEDSGYLPRAAFLLDRVMGTVGLSGRSFIPLLSSFACAVPGVMATRSITHWRDRLVTIMIAPLMTCSARLPVYALLIGAFIPERAVAGVFNLQGLVLFALYAGGIASAMAVAAVARLARRQQGATPLLMELPAYRWPSLRGLAQGLYERAVIFLKRVGGIILAVTILLWFLSSYPAPPDGATGAAIGYSFAGRIGAFLEPLVAPIGFNWQIAIALVPGMAAREVAVSALGTVYALSATGEEAAAQLGTLIGQTWSLATALSLLVWFVFAPQCISTIAAVRRETNSWRYPLIMAAYLFALAYAASFVTYRVALALTSGGG comes from the coding sequence ATGACGGCACAGGCCCCGACCGCTGGCGCCCAGCCGCTGCGCATCGCCCTGCTGGGCAATCCCAACTGCGGGAAGACCGCACTCTTCAACCTGCTGACCGGCGCGCGCCAGAAGGTCGCCAACTACGCGGGCGTGACCGTGGAGCGCAAGGAAGGCCACCTGCAGACGGCCGGCGGGCGGCGCGTTCGCGTGCTCGACCTGCCCGGCGCCTACAGCCTGAACGCCCACAGCCTCGACGAAGCCGTCACGCGCGACATCGTCACCGGACGCCGCGCGGGTGAGGCCCTGCCCGACCTGCTCGTGTGCGTGACCGATGCCACGCACCTGCGGCTCAACCTGCGGTTGGTGCTGGAAGCCCGCGCGCTGGGCCTGCCCATGGTGCTGGCGCTCAACATGAGCGACATGGCCGAGCGCCAGGGCATCTCCATCGACCGCGAGGCGCTGTCGCGGGAACTCGGCATGCCGGTGATCTCCACGGTCGGCGTGCGCAGCGACGGCGCGCGTGAACTGCTGGGTTGGCTGGACACGGCCACGCCACCGCTTCCCACAGCCCTCGCGGCTGCTGTGGAGGGCCCGGCTTCCGCATCCGAGCGCGCGATGCAGCTGCACCAGGAAGTGCGGCGGATCATGTCGGCGGCCGTGCGCGAACCCGCGGCCGCCAGCCTGCGCGCGGACGACCGCATCGATGCGGTGGTGCTCCATCCGTTCTGGGGCCTGGTGCTCCTGGCCGTGACCCTGTTCCTCATGTTCCAGGCCGTCTTCAGCTGGGCCGAGGCCCCCAAGGGCCTCATCGAGGACGGCGTGGCGGCGCTGTCGGGCTGGATCAACGCCCACATGGCCGAGGGGCCGCTGCGCAGCCTGCTCACCGACGGCATCCTGGCCGGCACGGGGGGCGTGCTGGTCTTCCTGCCGCAGATCCTGATCCTGTTCCTCTTCATCCTCGCACTGGAAGACTCCGGCTACCTGCCGCGCGCCGCGTTCCTGCTGGACCGCGTCATGGGCACGGTCGGCCTGTCGGGGCGCTCCTTCATCCCGCTGCTCTCCAGCTTCGCCTGCGCCGTTCCGGGCGTGATGGCCACGCGCTCCATCACCCACTGGCGCGACCGGCTGGTGACCATCATGATCGCGCCGCTCATGACCTGCTCGGCGCGGCTGCCGGTCTATGCCCTGCTGATCGGCGCGTTCATTCCCGAGCGCGCGGTGGCTGGCGTGTTCAACCTGCAGGGCCTGGTGCTGTTCGCCCTGTATGCGGGCGGCATCGCGAGCGCCATGGCCGTGGCGGCCGTGGCCCGCCTTGCGCGGCGCCAGCAGGGCGCGACACCGTTGCTCATGGAGCTGCCCGCCTACCGCTGGCCCAGCCTGCGGGGCCTGGCGCAGGGCCTCTACGAACGCGCGGTGATCTTCCTCAAGCGCGTGGGCGGCATCATCCTGGCGGTGACCATCCTGCTGTGGTTCCTCTCCAGCTATCCCGCCCCGCCGGATGGCGCCACGGGTGCCGCCATCGGCTACAGCTTCGCCGGTCGCATCGGCGCCTTCCTGGAGCCCCTGGTCGCACCCATCGGCTTCAACTGGCAGATCGCGATCGCCCTCGTGCCCGGCATGGCCGCGCGCGAAGTCGCCGTGAGCGCGCTCGGCACCGTCTATGCGCTGTCCGCCACGGGCGAGGAGGCGGCTGCGCAACTGGGCACGCTGATCGGCCAGACCTGGTCGCTCGCCACGGCGCTGTCGCTGCTGGTGTGGTTCGTGTTCGCACCCCAGTGCATTTCCACCATCGCCGCCGTGCGGCGTGAAACCAATAGCTGGCGCTATCCGCTCATCATGGCGGCCTACCTGTTCGCGCTGGCCTATGCCGCGAGCTTCGTCACCTACCGCGTGGCGCTCGCCCTGACCTCCGGAGGTGGATGA
- a CDS encoding aspartate aminotransferase family protein, translated as MSASAQPASPHVMNTYGRLPIALERGQGCRVWDVDGRQYLDALGGIAVNTLGHNHAKLVPALQEQVAKLIHSSNYYHVPLQEQLAAQLVERSGMTNVFFCNSGLEANEAALKLARKYGHDKGIERPQIVVYEKAFHGRSIATLSATGNPKVQAGFGPLVEGFIRVPMNDIEAIRKATEGNPDVVAVFFETIQGEGGVNPMRIGYLQQLRQLCDERGWLMMIDEVQCGMGRTGKWFAHQWAGIVPDVMPLAKGLGSGVPIGAVVAGPKAANIFAPGNHGTTFGGNPLAMRAGVETIRIMEEEGLLQNAADVGAHLKAALQRELGGLPGVKEIRGQGLMLGIELDRPCGVLVGRAAEAGLLLSVTADSVIRMVPALILTREEADEIVSLLVPLVKAFLAE; from the coding sequence ATGAGCGCTTCCGCCCAGCCCGCCTCGCCCCACGTGATGAACACCTATGGCCGCCTGCCGATCGCGCTCGAGCGAGGCCAGGGCTGCAGGGTCTGGGACGTGGACGGCAGGCAGTACCTCGACGCGCTGGGCGGCATCGCGGTGAACACGCTGGGCCACAACCACGCAAAGCTCGTGCCGGCGCTGCAGGAGCAGGTGGCCAAGCTGATCCACAGTTCCAACTACTACCACGTGCCCCTGCAGGAGCAGCTCGCCGCCCAGCTGGTGGAGCGCTCCGGCATGACTAACGTGTTCTTCTGCAATTCCGGGCTGGAGGCCAACGAGGCCGCGCTGAAGCTGGCACGCAAATACGGCCACGACAAGGGCATCGAGCGCCCGCAGATCGTGGTCTATGAAAAAGCCTTCCACGGCCGCTCCATCGCCACCCTGTCGGCCACGGGCAACCCCAAGGTGCAGGCCGGCTTCGGCCCGCTGGTCGAAGGTTTCATCCGCGTGCCGATGAACGACATCGAGGCCATCCGCAAGGCGACGGAAGGCAACCCGGACGTGGTGGCCGTGTTCTTCGAGACCATCCAGGGCGAAGGCGGCGTGAACCCGATGCGCATCGGGTACCTGCAGCAGCTGCGGCAGCTCTGCGACGAGCGCGGCTGGCTGATGATGATCGACGAGGTGCAGTGCGGCATGGGCCGCACCGGCAAGTGGTTCGCGCACCAGTGGGCCGGCATCGTGCCGGACGTGATGCCGCTGGCCAAGGGCCTGGGCTCGGGCGTGCCGATCGGCGCGGTGGTGGCCGGCCCCAAGGCGGCGAACATCTTCGCGCCGGGCAACCACGGCACGACCTTCGGCGGCAATCCGCTGGCCATGCGCGCGGGGGTGGAAACCATCCGCATCATGGAAGAAGAAGGCCTGCTGCAGAACGCGGCCGACGTGGGAGCACACCTGAAGGCGGCCCTGCAGCGCGAGCTGGGCGGGTTGCCCGGGGTGAAGGAGATCCGCGGCCAGGGCCTGATGCTGGGCATCGAACTCGACAGGCCGTGCGGCGTGCTCGTGGGCCGTGCCGCCGAAGCCGGCCTGCTGCTGTCCGTCACTGCGGACAGCGTGATCCGCATGGTGCCCGCGCTCATCCTCACGCGCGAGGAAGCCGACGAGATCGTGTCCCTGCTCGTTCCGCTGGTCAAGGCCTTCCTGGCCGAATGA
- a CDS encoding HD domain-containing protein: MDSRQDALLGRWEALGRSLSRHGPAWAAEGRRLLRHWSFWPRAYHDTHHLRACLDHWEAARMAAGPQPMEDPEAIALALWFHDAVYWPWSGRNEERSARWACRFLQGQGFGTTVVEAVERHILATRHGSGPHPAGDACWVVDIDLAILGQPPAVYAEFERSVRREYRFVRWPRYQAGRCAVLRSFLERPAVYATPWFRDRYEAQARENLQNALEVLSAGKSF; encoded by the coding sequence ATGGACTCCCGCCAGGACGCCCTGCTGGGCCGCTGGGAAGCACTGGGCCGGTCGCTGTCCCGGCACGGGCCCGCGTGGGCGGCAGAGGGACGGCGCCTGCTGCGCCACTGGTCGTTCTGGCCCCGCGCCTACCACGACACGCACCACCTGCGCGCCTGCCTGGACCACTGGGAGGCGGCGCGCATGGCTGCCGGGCCGCAGCCCATGGAGGATCCGGAGGCCATCGCGCTCGCGCTCTGGTTCCACGACGCCGTCTATTGGCCCTGGTCGGGGCGCAACGAGGAGCGAAGTGCGCGCTGGGCATGCCGCTTCCTGCAGGGCCAGGGCTTCGGCACCACGGTGGTGGAGGCCGTGGAGCGGCACATCCTGGCGACGCGCCATGGATCGGGCCCGCATCCCGCTGGAGATGCCTGCTGGGTGGTGGACATCGACCTCGCCATCCTTGGGCAGCCTCCGGCCGTCTATGCGGAATTCGAGCGCAGCGTGCGGCGCGAATACCGGTTCGTGCGCTGGCCGCGTTACCAGGCGGGGCGCTGCGCGGTCCTCCGGTCGTTCCTGGAACGGCCGGCCGTGTATGCCACGCCCTGGTTCCGCGACCGCTATGAGGCCCAGGCGCGGGAGAATCTTCAGAATGCGCTGGAGGTGCTGAGTGCGGGAAAGTCTTTCTAG
- the murJ gene encoding murein biosynthesis integral membrane protein MurJ, producing MSLFKAASTVSLLTLASRVTGLARDLLMASMFGASALTDAFNVAFRIPNLFRRLFAEGAFSQAFVPVLATHRAQHGEDSTRALVSSVATALFWVLLFTCLAGVLGAPLLVWLLASGLRQNPEGYGAAVLMTRWMFPYIGFMSLVALSAGVLNTWKRFAVPAATPVLLNLCMILAAWLGAPQLAARGIEPIYAMAGGVMLGGIAQLAVQLPALHRLRLLPRIGMTPGAVRTAWQAPGVRRILTLMGPALLGVGVAQISLMINTQIASYLAPGSVTWLFYADRLMEFPTSLLGVALGVVLTPQLAAARAAGDAQRYSAMLDWGLRIVVVLSVPCAVALLTFAQPLVATLFHHGALHDGDVGQIALALAGYGVGLLGLVAIKVLAPGYYASQDIRTPVRIAVAVLCVTQLLNAVLVPTLEHAGLALSIGLGALVNATWLLVGLLRRGSFQPQPGWGRLLLQVVAASALLAIFLIWASRYIDWIAMRAHEAQRVGWLAVFLTGAAVLYFGALWAAGMKLRQLLRR from the coding sequence GTGTCCCTGTTCAAAGCCGCCTCCACCGTCTCCCTGCTGACCCTGGCCTCCCGCGTGACGGGGCTGGCGCGCGATCTGCTCATGGCATCGATGTTCGGCGCGAGCGCCCTCACCGACGCCTTCAACGTCGCCTTCCGCATTCCCAACCTGTTCCGCCGCCTCTTCGCCGAAGGGGCATTCAGCCAGGCCTTCGTGCCCGTGCTGGCCACGCACCGGGCGCAGCATGGCGAGGACTCCACGCGCGCGCTGGTATCGAGCGTGGCCACCGCGCTCTTCTGGGTGCTGCTGTTCACCTGCCTGGCGGGCGTGCTGGGCGCGCCGCTGCTGGTCTGGCTGCTGGCCAGCGGCCTGCGGCAGAACCCCGAGGGCTACGGCGCGGCCGTGCTGATGACGCGCTGGATGTTCCCCTACATCGGCTTCATGTCGCTGGTGGCACTGTCCGCCGGCGTGCTCAATACCTGGAAGCGCTTCGCCGTGCCGGCGGCCACGCCGGTGCTGCTCAACCTCTGCATGATCCTCGCCGCGTGGCTGGGCGCGCCGCAACTGGCCGCCCGCGGCATCGAGCCCATCTACGCCATGGCGGGAGGGGTGATGCTGGGCGGGATCGCGCAACTGGCCGTGCAATTGCCGGCGCTCCATCGCCTCCGGCTGCTGCCGCGCATCGGCATGACTCCTGGCGCGGTCCGGACCGCCTGGCAGGCGCCGGGGGTGCGGCGCATCCTCACGCTCATGGGGCCGGCGCTGCTGGGCGTGGGCGTGGCGCAGATCTCCCTGATGATCAACACGCAGATCGCGTCCTACCTGGCTCCGGGCAGCGTCACCTGGCTGTTCTACGCGGACCGCCTGATGGAGTTCCCCACCTCGCTGCTGGGCGTCGCCCTGGGCGTGGTGCTCACGCCGCAGCTGGCGGCCGCCCGTGCCGCCGGTGACGCGCAGCGCTATTCCGCCATGCTGGACTGGGGCCTGCGCATCGTGGTGGTGCTGTCCGTGCCGTGCGCCGTGGCCCTGCTCACCTTCGCGCAGCCGCTGGTGGCCACGCTGTTCCACCATGGTGCACTGCACGATGGCGACGTGGGGCAGATCGCCCTGGCGCTCGCCGGCTATGGCGTGGGGTTGCTGGGTCTCGTCGCCATCAAGGTGCTCGCTCCCGGGTACTACGCCAGCCAGGACATCCGCACTCCCGTGCGCATCGCGGTCGCAGTGCTGTGCGTGACCCAGCTGCTGAACGCCGTCCTGGTGCCGACGCTGGAACATGCGGGCCTGGCGCTGTCCATCGGGCTGGGCGCGCTGGTGAATGCCACGTGGCTGCTGGTGGGGCTGCTGCGCCGCGGCAGCTTCCAGCCGCAGCCCGGCTGGGGGCGCCTGCTGCTGCAGGTCGTGGCAGCCAGCGCCCTGCTGGCGATCTTCCTGATCTGGGCCAGCCGGTACATCGACTGGATCGCGATGCGGGCCCACGAGGCACAGCGCGTGGGGTGGCTTGCGGTGTTCCTGACGGGGGCCGCGGTGCTGTACTTTGGCGCGCTGTGGGCGGCGGGAATGAAGCTGCGCCAACTGCTGCGCCGCTGA
- a CDS encoding FeoA family protein, translating to MKMSADDAAGLAHARPSSPHAPMGLDQLPRRVAAHVASLQPARDEREQAIVQRLMEIGFLPGEPVRIVASGFPGGDPLAVRIGQATFALRRHEAALVRVQPGEVPA from the coding sequence ATGAAGATGTCCGCTGACGATGCGGCCGGGCTCGCGCACGCCCGGCCTTCCTCCCCGCATGCGCCCATGGGGCTGGACCAGCTGCCGCGCCGGGTGGCCGCGCACGTGGCGTCCCTTCAGCCCGCACGCGACGAGCGCGAGCAGGCGATCGTGCAGCGCCTCATGGAAATCGGCTTCCTGCCGGGCGAACCCGTGCGCATCGTGGCCAGCGGCTTTCCTGGCGGCGATCCCCTCGCCGTCCGCATCGGGCAGGCCACCTTCGCCCTGCGGCGCCATGAAGCGGCCCTGGTCCGGGTGCAGCCCGGGGAGGTGCCGGCATGA
- a CDS encoding DUF3579 domain-containing protein, which yields MVSPNSKEVFIQGITHDGKTFRPSDWAERLAGVMGQFRPGGARPGSHLSYSPWCVPTTMNGVKCVVVHRDLQTHEPMAWDFVMNFARDNGLQVAEACLLPDGNPAPGKA from the coding sequence ATGGTTTCCCCCAACTCGAAAGAAGTCTTCATCCAAGGCATCACCCACGACGGGAAAACCTTCCGCCCCAGCGACTGGGCCGAGCGCTTGGCGGGCGTCATGGGCCAGTTCCGGCCCGGCGGCGCCCGGCCGGGCAGCCACCTGAGCTATTCCCCCTGGTGCGTGCCCACCACCATGAATGGCGTGAAGTGCGTGGTGGTCCACCGCGACCTGCAGACGCATGAACCCATGGCCTGGGATTTCGTCATGAACTTCGCGCGCGACAACGGCCTGCAGGTGGCCGAGGCCTGCCTGCTGCCGGACGGCAACCCCGCTCCCGGCAAGGCCTGA
- the mqo gene encoding malate dehydrogenase (quinone): MKKTIKALSGTLLVLALAAVLFLYWPLFPRSVPPAENDQPIDVAMVGAGTMSTTLATYLQELQPDWKIQVFERLDGVALESSNGWNNAGTGHSGFAELNYTPQLPDGSIETKRAVGIAEQFEVSRQFWAHQIGRGAMQAPGTFINPTPHMSFVWGDDNIAYLRKRHAALVRNPLFYGMQYSEDQAQIRKWAPLMIEGRDPAQKVAATYMPLGTDVNYGAVTNQLMAGLRKSPNFTLSLQQEVRALRQNADKTWNVTVAQLAEGGKEKTIKARFVFVGAGGAALKLLQASGIPESKNYAGFPVGGQFLATENPELTARHDVKAYGIASTGSPPMSVPHMDARNLDGKPVVLFGPFALATTKFLKNGSWFDLFSSVTHDNLVGMLRVGIHNLDLVKYLLQQAELTDEDRYKELQAYFPQARREDWRLITAGQRVQVIKRDPEKGAVLQFGTEVVTDADGTIAALMGASPGASTAPYIMLNLMAKAFPRQMTDAGWKPRLQQIIPSYGRKINDSPATTNEIRRMTSTALHLPYLDVPADLAPSATQPAAPAAAAPAAPASAAPRVLNKDMQAL, translated from the coding sequence ATGAAAAAGACGATCAAAGCCTTGTCCGGCACCCTGCTGGTGCTCGCCCTGGCCGCTGTACTGTTCCTGTACTGGCCCCTCTTCCCCCGCTCCGTCCCCCCCGCCGAAAACGACCAGCCCATCGATGTCGCGATGGTCGGCGCAGGCACCATGAGCACCACGCTGGCCACCTACCTGCAGGAACTGCAGCCCGACTGGAAGATCCAGGTCTTCGAGCGCCTGGACGGCGTGGCCCTGGAAAGCTCCAATGGCTGGAACAACGCAGGCACGGGGCATTCGGGCTTCGCGGAACTGAACTACACACCGCAGCTTCCCGACGGATCCATCGAAACCAAACGCGCAGTGGGCATCGCCGAGCAGTTCGAGGTGTCGCGCCAGTTCTGGGCGCACCAGATCGGCCGGGGCGCCATGCAGGCGCCGGGCACCTTCATCAACCCGACGCCCCACATGAGCTTCGTCTGGGGCGACGACAACATCGCCTACCTGCGCAAGCGCCACGCCGCACTGGTGCGCAATCCGCTCTTCTACGGCATGCAGTACTCGGAGGACCAGGCCCAGATCCGGAAGTGGGCTCCGCTGATGATCGAGGGCCGCGATCCTGCCCAGAAGGTGGCCGCCACCTACATGCCCCTGGGTACCGACGTGAACTACGGCGCGGTGACGAACCAGCTCATGGCGGGCCTGCGCAAGAGCCCGAACTTCACGCTGAGCCTGCAGCAGGAAGTGCGCGCGCTGCGCCAGAACGCCGACAAGACCTGGAACGTGACCGTGGCCCAGCTGGCCGAGGGCGGCAAGGAAAAGACCATCAAGGCCCGCTTCGTCTTCGTGGGCGCTGGCGGCGCGGCCCTCAAGCTGCTGCAGGCATCGGGCATTCCCGAGTCGAAGAACTACGCAGGTTTCCCCGTGGGCGGGCAGTTCCTCGCCACAGAGAACCCCGAGTTGACCGCGCGGCATGACGTGAAGGCGTACGGCATCGCCTCGACCGGCTCCCCGCCGATGTCGGTCCCGCACATGGACGCCCGCAACCTGGACGGCAAGCCGGTCGTGCTCTTCGGCCCCTTCGCACTGGCCACCACGAAGTTCCTCAAGAACGGCTCCTGGTTCGACCTGTTCTCCTCCGTCACGCACGACAACCTCGTGGGTATGCTGCGCGTGGGCATCCATAACCTGGACCTGGTGAAGTACCTGCTGCAGCAGGCGGAACTTACCGACGAAGACCGCTACAAGGAACTGCAGGCCTACTTCCCGCAGGCCAGGCGCGAGGACTGGCGCCTGATCACAGCGGGGCAGCGCGTGCAGGTGATCAAGCGCGACCCGGAAAAAGGCGCGGTGCTGCAGTTCGGCACGGAAGTCGTGACGGATGCCGACGGAACCATCGCGGCCCTGATGGGCGCCTCTCCTGGCGCATCGACGGCGCCCTACATCATGCTGAACCTGATGGCCAAGGCGTTTCCCCGGCAGATGACGGACGCCGGCTGGAAGCCACGCCTGCAGCAGATCATCCCGTCGTATGGCCGCAAGATCAACGACAGCCCGGCCACGACCAACGAGATCCGGCGCATGACCAGCACGGCCCTGCACCTGCCCTACCTGGATGTTCCGGCCGACCTCGCTCCGTCCGCCACGCAGCCGGCAGCGCCCGCCGCTGCGGCACCTGCGGCACCGGCATCGGCCGCTCCGCGGGTCCTGAACAAGGACATGCAGGCACTCTGA
- the argF gene encoding ornithine carbamoyltransferase: protein MKAVSDMKHYLQFKDLSPEDYAYLFERAAVIKGKFKSYEKHHPLTDRTLAMIFEKASTRTRVSFEAGMYQLGGSVVHLTTGDSQLGRAEPIEDSAKVISRMVDLVMIRTYEQTKIERFAAHSRVPVINGLTNEFHPCQILADIFTFIEHRGSIQGRTVAWVGDGNNMANTWLQAAELLGFTVHVSTPSGYEVDSRIAGVAAGSHYKVFSDPLEACRGADLITTDVWTSMGYEAENEARKKAFADWCVDAEMMAAARPDALFMHCLPAHRGEEVEADVIDGPQSVVWDEAENRMHVQKALMEYLLLGRMA, encoded by the coding sequence ATGAAAGCCGTCTCCGACATGAAGCACTACCTGCAATTCAAGGACCTTTCCCCCGAGGACTACGCCTACCTGTTCGAGCGCGCGGCGGTCATCAAGGGCAAGTTCAAGAGCTACGAGAAGCACCATCCGCTCACGGACCGCACGCTGGCCATGATCTTCGAGAAGGCCAGCACGCGCACGCGCGTGAGCTTCGAGGCCGGCATGTACCAGCTCGGCGGCAGCGTGGTGCATCTCACCACGGGCGACAGCCAGCTCGGACGTGCCGAGCCCATCGAGGACAGCGCCAAGGTCATCAGCCGCATGGTGGACCTGGTGATGATCCGTACCTACGAGCAGACCAAGATCGAGCGCTTCGCTGCACATTCGCGGGTGCCGGTCATCAACGGCCTGACCAACGAATTCCACCCCTGCCAGATCCTGGCCGACATCTTCACCTTCATCGAGCACCGCGGCTCCATCCAGGGCAGGACGGTGGCCTGGGTGGGCGACGGGAACAACATGGCCAACACCTGGCTGCAGGCGGCCGAGCTCCTGGGTTTCACGGTGCACGTGAGCACGCCCTCGGGCTACGAAGTGGACAGCCGCATCGCGGGCGTGGCGGCCGGGTCGCACTACAAGGTGTTCAGCGACCCGCTGGAGGCCTGCCGCGGCGCCGACCTCATCACCACCGACGTGTGGACCAGCATGGGCTACGAGGCCGAGAACGAGGCCCGCAAGAAGGCCTTCGCCGACTGGTGCGTGGACGCCGAGATGATGGCCGCAGCGCGCCCGGACGCGCTGTTCATGCACTGCCTGCCGGCGCACCGCGGCGAGGAAGTGGAGGCCGACGTGATCGACGGCCCGCAGTCCGTCGTGTGGGACGAGGCGGAGAACCGCATGCACGTGCAGAAGGCGCTGATGGAATACCTGCTGCTGGGCCGGATGGCCTGA
- a CDS encoding Lrp/AsnC family transcriptional regulator, with product MQTELDRTDRQLLSALQDNARLTSGELAQMAHLSQSPCWRRVKRLEEDGVIAGYHASLNRRALGLGVMVFVMIGIDHQTEASSLPFEEAVCAIPEVVMFHGISGPEDFMLVVVTRDLDAYSELLQNRLHRLPGVRRVHSYFSLQEFKGRIGDLPVP from the coding sequence ATGCAAACCGAGCTGGATCGCACGGACCGGCAGCTGCTCTCGGCCCTGCAGGACAACGCCCGCCTCACCTCCGGCGAACTGGCCCAGATGGCCCATCTCTCGCAATCCCCGTGCTGGCGCCGCGTGAAGCGCCTCGAAGAAGACGGCGTGATCGCGGGCTACCACGCCTCCCTCAACCGGCGCGCGCTCGGCCTGGGGGTGATGGTGTTCGTGATGATCGGCATCGACCACCAGACCGAAGCATCGTCCCTGCCTTTCGAGGAGGCGGTGTGCGCCATTCCGGAGGTGGTCATGTTCCATGGCATCTCCGGACCGGAGGATTTCATGCTGGTGGTCGTCACCCGCGACCTGGACGCCTATTCCGAACTGCTGCAGAACCGCCTGCACCGCCTGCCCGGCGTGCGCCGGGTGCACAGCTACTTCTCGCTGCAGGAATTCAAGGGGCGCATCGGCGACCTGCCCGTGCCCTAA
- a CDS encoding SirB1 family protein, with amino-acid sequence MALSYSLPTPLEYFAALVQSDEQFPLLEAAACIAHDEYPEFDVQQLLGDMDQLLARVRRRLPEDASSLQRLRSLNQFFFHDLGFGGNVNNYYDPDNSYLNAVLRTRRGIPISLAVLWMELAQGLGLHARGISFPGHFMVKVLLPRGQVVLDPTTGQSLSREDLAERLEPFRRRSGLVDDFEVPLGLYLQAAPAREVIARMLRNLKEIHRSQQDWGRLAAVQERLVLLLPDAWGEWRDRGLARAELGHAEGAVSDLETYLAHAEDALDVDAIAARLEQLRRTGD; translated from the coding sequence ATGGCTCTGAGCTATTCCCTCCCGACACCGCTCGAATACTTCGCCGCCCTCGTGCAGAGCGACGAACAATTCCCCCTGCTGGAAGCCGCGGCCTGCATCGCCCACGACGAATACCCCGAATTCGACGTGCAGCAGCTGCTTGGCGACATGGACCAGTTGCTGGCGCGTGTGCGCCGCCGGTTGCCGGAGGATGCTTCGTCGCTGCAGCGGCTGCGGTCGCTCAACCAGTTCTTCTTCCACGACCTGGGCTTCGGTGGCAACGTCAACAACTACTACGACCCGGACAACAGCTATCTGAACGCCGTGCTGCGCACGCGCCGGGGCATTCCGATTTCCCTGGCCGTGCTGTGGATGGAGCTGGCGCAGGGGCTGGGGCTGCATGCGCGGGGCATCTCGTTTCCCGGGCATTTCATGGTCAAGGTGCTGCTGCCGCGCGGGCAGGTGGTGCTGGATCCGACCACGGGCCAGTCCCTGTCCCGCGAAGACCTGGCCGAGCGGCTGGAGCCGTTCCGGCGGCGCAGCGGCCTGGTGGACGATTTCGAAGTTCCCCTGGGGCTCTACCTGCAGGCCGCCCCGGCCCGCGAGGTCATCGCCCGCATGCTGCGCAACCTGAAGGAAATCCACCGGTCCCAGCAGGACTGGGGGCGCCTCGCGGCCGTGCAGGAACGGCTGGTGCTGCTGCTGCCCGACGCCTGGGGCGAGTGGCGGGACCGCGGCCTCGCGCGGGCCGAACTCGGCCATGCGGAAGGGGCGGTGTCGGACCTCGAAACCTATCTGGCCCATGCCGAGGACGCGCTAGACGTCGATGCCATCGCCGCGCGGCTCGAGCAGCTGCGGCGTACCGGCGACTGA
- the rpsT gene encoding 30S ribosomal protein S20, with protein MASAKPKKKNPRLASGRKRARQDVKLNAANTSLRSKYRTAVKNVEKAVLAGDKTKASELFAKMQSVVDTIADKGIFHKNKAARDKSRLSAKVKALALAA; from the coding sequence ATGGCATCTGCCAAGCCCAAGAAAAAGAACCCCCGCCTCGCCTCCGGCCGCAAGCGCGCGCGCCAGGACGTGAAGCTGAACGCAGCCAACACCTCGCTGCGCTCGAAGTACCGTACCGCCGTCAAGAACGTCGAGAAGGCCGTTCTGGCCGGCGACAAGACGAAGGCCTCCGAACTGTTCGCGAAGATGCAGTCCGTGGTCGATACGATCGCCGACAAGGGCATCTTCCACAAGAACAAGGCCGCTCGCGACAAGAGCCGCCTGTCCGCCAAGGTGAAAGCCCTGGCACTGGCCGCCTGA